The Miscanthus floridulus cultivar M001 chromosome 7, ASM1932011v1, whole genome shotgun sequence genome includes a region encoding these proteins:
- the LOC136465081 gene encoding uncharacterized protein, translating to MKRNGDIRSLFQKAAKKAAAINAPPDENIVEEQNQEEDRVQVEEIADHLPSPLLASPPPPASKPPAYDINRLPYDPGERLPIEDYPVNDQDAIRRAYITKGHIKAAQERYIGFMNPKVAIDYNIDKWSEEELRLYKKRLTYSLRCIKFLLHQGLTFHGHDESEESSNRGNFIELLKFLAGNSEEVNKYVLNNAPDDTTSLSLKKAIEVLLVSNGLSMQQIRGQVLVAIAKGNIDCKTFFDQRRDQDILNAISLVNVAKSRMQELMSNGWDNFLQNVTSFCIKHGVEVPAVDGAYVSYEKSARQELDNRFDEINMELLSCMSAFSPSNSFASFDARKVRRLAEFYPKDFSNNDLLKLELQLDNYIDDMRQDASFQGLDNIVDLSVKLVEIKRHKVYDMMYLLLKLILLLLVATASVERVFSALVIVKTKSRNKIGDTILDDCLVTFIERDIFFQVNEDDIMETFMSLRKRRINK from the exons ATGAAAAGAAACGGAGACATTCGATCCCTTTTTCAGAAAGCAGCAAAGAAGGCGGCTGCTATTAACGCACCTCCGGATGAAAATATTGTGGAAGAGCAGAATCAAGAAGAAGATagagtacaagttgaagaaattgCAGATCATTTGCCCTCGCCCCTGCTAGCATCACCGCCACCGCCCGCATCAAAGCCGCCGGCGTATGACATCAATCGCCTACCATATGATCCAGGTGAAAGGCTACCCATTGAAGATTATCCtgttaatgatcaagatgcaatcCGTAGAGCATATATTACTAAAG GGCACATAAAAGCAGCTCAAGAGAGGTACATTGGTTTTATGAATCCCAAGGTAGCAATTGATTATAACATTGACAAGTGGAGTGAGGAGGAGCTTCGTCTTTACAAGAAAAGATTGACATATTCACTTAGatgtatcaagtttcttttgcatcaaggATTGACATTCCAtggacatgatgaaagtgaagagtcTAGCAACAGAGGCAACTTCATTGAACTTTTAAAGTTTCTTGCAGGAAATAGTGAAGAAGTGAACAAGTATGTCTTGAACAATGCACCAG atgatactacctcTTTGTCACTTAAGAAAGCAATTGAAGTTTTACTTGTTAGTAATGGATTGAGTATGCAGCAGATTAGAGGTCAAG tTCTTGTTGCTATTGCCAAAGGAAATATTGACTGCAAGACTTTTTTTGATCAA AGAAGGGAtcaagatattcttaatgcaatctcacttgttaatgtggcaaagaGCAGAATGCAGGAGTTGATGTCTAATGGTTGGGATAATTTTCTTCAgaatgtcacttctttttgtattaaacatggtgttgaagttcCTGCTGTGGATGGTGCTTATGTGTCTTATGAAAAATCAGCACG TCAAGAGCTTGATAATCGGTTTGATGAGATCAATATGGAGCTACTCTCTTGTATGTCAGCCTTCAGTCCTTCCAACTCCTTTGCTTCTTTTGATGCACGGAAGGTACGTAGATTGGCTGAATTTTATCCTAAGGACTTCTCCAACAATGATTTGTTAAAACTTGAATTACAACttgataattatattgatgacatgcgacaagatgctagcttccaaggtctagacaacattgttgatctctcagttaagcttgttgaaATAAAGAGGCACAAAGTGTATGATATGATGTACTTGCTTCTCAAATTGATATTGCTTTTACTAGTGGCAACTGCGAGTGTTGAAAGAGTATTTTCTGCATTGGTTATAGTGAAAACAAAGTCAAGGAATAAGATAGGTGATACTATTTtggatgattgtctagtcacatttattgagcgggatattttcttCCAAGTTaatgaagatgatataatggagACATTCATGTCATTGAGAAAGCGGCGGATAAACAAGTAA